The DNA region tatatatatatatatatataaagaacaAAGCTTGTATGATAGAAGGTGAGGTGGGaggtgaaaagaaaagagaaaaaacgAAAATATTGATGCATGAGAGAATAGAGAGAGGAAGACTAATGTCAAAggtaatatattatattttaactcCTCTAGTTAGTTTCAAATCGTAATAAATTTTCgattaagaataataattactttcaACTTTTGAGACTTTATAAATAAGGAAATGATTTAAAAATCATATCgcttaaataatagtataatataagatatatatatatatatatatacatcttttttctgaaaattgatagataaataaataatagtataatataatacatatctttttttccctgaaaATTGATAGATAAATCCTCGAGTATCCATTTGTCTCTAACCATAAAGTGATTCCTCGACTTTTTTAGCATTGCAAAGTCCACTCACTGATCAGGCAACTTGCTCATTGCACTATCActagttttattaatttatttagatttagaTAATACATTGATGAACTTCAAActatcaattaaaaaaaagtcacaaatattattattttttaaatcacGGGTACCCCCAACTTAGTAGTCGAAaattgatttgattcgagCGACGGCTTGATTGGCCACGAGTTACTTTCTCGAATCTTTGCGCTGCAAGTGAAATTTGCCTTAAAGGAAGCTTGATTTGTCATGGAACATTATGTACGTAATTGGTGGCTTTTGATGCATCACCAAACAAGTTAAAGAATTATCAGTAATATAGATTATATtaccaaataaaaataattcgcTAAAGttaaattcaacaaaaaaaagtttggCACATAACCTTCAAATCGCTAGTAATTAATCGGCTTTCCCTTGTTTAGTAATTCGAAGCAGTCCAAAAGTTTCAAATGCAATCCCATTAGTGCACTAGATTAACAcgtgagagaaaataataataataataataataataataataataataataataagaaacaaaacaaataCAATGACAATCTTTGGGAGAAATTGAAGATTACTAcgctaataataataataagaataagaaaCAAAACAAACACAATGGCAATCTTTTGGGGAAATTGAAGATTATTACgcttataaattatatgtctGTAACGACCTTCCAAGTCcccatttataatttttacaaaatGACCTCAAACTAACACTTTTATTACAAATTGGTCCCTTATTCCTCGCATTTTACAACTCGTTCCCTTATTCCCAAGTCAAGTCTTCCCTTCTTAAGAAACCTGGTCACAAGGGCttatttttgggtgaattcGGGGCCAAAGCCCCAGCTGGTCAGAAGGTTTATTTGTGTTGTAAATTATACAAGGATTCATATGCAAGACTGCGGGAGATGCTCCAAACAATGGATCAAGATTGGAGTGGCAGCTATATACCTATCTACTGTGTTAGTTTTCCATTGTACTTGTCCAATGATAGGCTTTCTGAGGATATGGTTAATGCGTACTGAACATCATCGCATCACATCACAGGCATGTTGCGTTCTAATAAATTCGGGACGTATCTAAAAGGCCAAACTCGTGGCAAGACTTCTTCTTATGCTCCATTGTCTTTCCAAATACAAAAGACTTAGACTATATTTGTGGTCCGAATCCTTTTAATGTTTCTTCCATTCAAAACTTTTTGGGCcctcattttcttcttttcaaatCATATTTGTCACGACTCGAAATTTCAGCAAAGTTTCTCATATATTTTCCTGATATCCATTACCATATaaactattcatataaaaacCGGCTTTCCATAAActcccaatatatatatatataacaaatccAATAAactctaatatgtatatatatttcttaagagattactttttctcacCCACATCAGTAATCCAACTAAATAAAAGTTTCAGATCGtaacattttcaaatatattctatacaaaaagaatacctatcaaataactaaagtCTCTACATAGTCTTTCGAGccgatccccgatatcaaaagtGGTTCTTCCGCACAGCTAAAAGCTTAagtagaaaaatatatatagggtGTGAgttgcatctcagtgagtactatattccaagataaaatgaattaatattatgtaataaatatatttttaaacgACCAAGTGTTCATATACATATTACTAACATACTCAAGTCCGTCATTTAATGCACCAACACATCATGTTATACATTGTACACAAATAATTACTAAATTGATTCTTAGACTATCAATTATCTTTATaatcatataataattaaccATTAACTCGGCACCACTTAATATTCATACACTGACTATATTCAGCTCTAGCATATAACACGGCTTTCATAGAACAATTTCAGATAACCTCAACAATTATCACATCTACAACAATCAGATcagacaaataatatatagcacaatcaatcaatatagtTATAGGGTCGCATTTCCTTGCGACCAGTTAAGATAGTACCATAACCTCGCACTTCTCactcatatcatcctcaactctcAATactcatatctcataagcgggggcacCAATTAACCTCTGGTAGTAAaagttgacctcaatttatattccgccaaGTCTAGCGGCCAATCGggtccctttttctattccgctggatccagcggccgatcaagacCCTATTTTTATTCCGTTGGGTCCAGCGACTGATCAAagccctatttgtattccgttaggtccagcggccgatcaagccctatttgtattttgttaggtccagcggccgatcaaatTCTGTTTGTATTCCACTAAATCCAGTAgccgatcaagccccttttataatccacCGGATCCAACAGTCCCATGGTTTGTAATCACACAATAACCACAAGCATAATCAATTGCAACCATACCATCTCACCTTATATATCCATACCAAATTCTTATTCCCAAATTATTACAGTATTTCCTTTAATAATCCTTCATATAATTTTgtattcatataatatatatatatatatatatatcatttcacagtGGAATGAAGTATTCACAGATAACTCCAAGAAAGTTAGCTCAATTGGGTCGAGCCTTCAAAATGCAAGAATCCAATCTCATCGATCCCTAAGATTTGCAAACATAAATTTAGAGAATCATTAACATAGCACCATTCTAATACCTCCTATGAACTTCTAATGTAGCTTATGGTTCGAAAACTCCTCGAAATCGAAAAGCCTAAAAATACCTTTATTTGCCGGTAAAGGGTCGTAACTCCATCTAAATAGTCTATGATAAAACATAATTTATCCAAATTCAGCACTTTTTAAAATCAATATTATGGTTCAAGATCcaaattttcagaaaattagtattttcaacTTACTATACCTAAACAAACTTAATCAATACCAATACAAGCACATTTCCAACACGAgaattcttttataattttctggAAATAAAAGCGGAAAACCTATGTATATGTTTTAGCTCTCATGAGGACCAAAGACTCGACAATTGCATTTATATCCAAAGGTACCTTaagtatttatattttctgaaAATCATAGCGAAATACGAATTCATACTAGCCAAAATCAGTGAAATCTGACATCAGGAAGTGTTAAACGAGCCTCTAGAAGTTGTTGTGCGTCACTAGAAAGGGCAGCCCTGAACTGTTTGTCAGGCCAACTTCGAAAGAGTGCTTCTATGTTCACAAAACTCGGATTACTGCATTTTAGGTGTCTAAGAAATCCCCTAACAACAGGGTACAGATCAGAATCAAACAGAATTTCAAAGGACGAAGAAAACAGATCAGAAAACTGGCTCAAAAATCACTTTTCATCATATTTGCAGAAACTTGAAAACATAATATCTTCCAGACGATTCAACCAAATTCGGTTCCGTAAAATCCAATAGCATTATAGTGATCTAGACAATGAAAGCATTGAGAAATTTGGGCCAGTAAAGGTCCCTATGAAGAGTTTCCATTAACGACCCTAAGAGTTGTATATCTCAAAGCCTAGTTAAACCAAAACTAGAACGATGCAAATAACTCATAAACGAGACCAAGAACTTACTAAATAGTATGAAAACGATGTTATTAAGATCGTGCAGCCTCTGCCTTATGATCTACGCTTCCGCTTCGATGGTCCTCTGTCTCAAGTCTAAGTCCTTCAATCTCCCCTCAGCTTGCTCTGTCCTTCAGTCACTAACCCCCTGCTGCTCTCACCTCCTCCTCTGCTTCTCCTTTCCTTCTTTCGCGAGTTGCATGCCTCTCAAGTTCCCTCTACCTCTCACGTAGTCTCACACTTGCTCtccttcactctctctctctctctctctctctctccccctctgtttctgatgcggcagaagacctggcaagtcggtacctggagaaaaataggttctgacgaccctatttcgaaggaaacgaCATCCAGAACAAAACTTACTGCTTTGTTGTgttttttcgatatttaaggcaaattccatcgtttagggtttcaaacaggcaattttatgttaattagagtgtttttgcaattttaaaaaagtttaattctttttatgcaatttaggttttcttaaaccatATTTAAGTTTCGTGTAATCCCTAGGGTTGAATCAGTTGTCTTTTTCATAAGTGAATAAAATTTAGAGCTTTCGTTCTTTGTCCCATCTCGGAGTCGATTCGAGTTTATGCCtattcctggtattcgtagaatcaacaggtgatAAAAGGTCGTaattccggtattcgtgcgcgaatcaacgagtctgtAATAGGTTACTCGCGTGTACGTTGCGTCAGTTTCCTTTCTCGATTTCCCAGcccaaaaaggaaagaaaaggaagacaaTGGAAAATGATAGATGAAAGTGTTGAGGCGGTGGAAAAAGAACGGGGAGGGTGATAGGGTGTGGGCATGCTACGAGAGATAGGGTTGAGTCTGGCACATCAACCGTCTACTCAATGTTCTTGGACGAGTCCATAATCACTATGTCCACAATAGACAAGTTAGACATCCCTAAAGTTATAGGGTGCGAGAAAGTCTATAATAAACAAGCTaaacaccttttttttttataactatATTATTGTTTCAAGCCACCTATAAAGCAAATATgatatatgtaataatatatatatatatatatatatatttttatgtgtATCTTTATGAAATTTGTCGGGTCTCATAATATTGCTCATTTCAGGGAGAGTTTCCCATAAAATATCTCCAAGACTCCATTGATGAGCTTTGAATGACAAAATCTCCGTAAAATTCACACATAATATGGATGCAACTGCTTAATACTCAATCAATAAATAGCCTCCTTAAATATTAGTTTGGTACACATGGGCACCGGGTAAACTTGACCTTAAATTTCGAACCAGACTACGATATATGTTGATGTAGTTTGGATTCTTTTCACTTCCATACGAGATTCGATAATCTCCTAAAAGGAGCACAATGAGGTTCTAATCTTATTGCTTCGATTTGCTCCAATCCACTACAACTTTCATCCAACTTCGATGCTTCTGGAGTTAAACATGGAATGTCTCATCTAGTCATCGCATTTGATGAGATAAAGATCTAGAAAGCAGCACACACAAGAATAATGCAGTGATGGAAATCGTGTTCACGTAGCCTAAGCCAGTTATGTGAGTTGAAGATTTCGGAAGAAATACACAAAAATAGTATTGTGATAAAAATCATGGAATTATGGATTTCGTCCACTTCCGAGAGAAAGAAATGATTTCAATTAGCAAGGGGCCAGCTCACATGGTGAGGCAAATTGCTAGTTACTTGAAGTCTTGTAACCGGCTTTTGCTCGTAGGCCGTCTTGAATGATTCTTTGAGAATGCACTAGATCGGACAAAGATTGTCTGTTTGGATCAATTCGCGTGGAACACAGGCTGATTGGATCAGGATTTCGGTCCATGATCTCAGAGGATGCCATTGCCATAGCCTCTATGGCTAAAGTCTACAGAGCCTCCAACCTGGTCACGAGGGTTCTAATGAGGCGATTGTCGCCTGCCAATCAATTGAACTTAGATTCCTGTCGCTTGACGAACCAAAACCCGTCATTGGCGTTATTTTGCAATCATGACTGAGTATATCGGAGGTGCCTGACCTTGTTGTAGATTATTAGCCAAGCAAATTGTTATTTTCATTGTCATACAATCAAAGAAGGGCTGATCTAATCAAAACAGTACGAGAAACAAAAATAGGAAATCTCAATTCTGATAATTCTGCTCATCACCTCAAGCCAGCTTCAGATGCTGCTGATGAATGAAGTGGGACGAGGTGGAGAGGAGATGTCTATGGTGCCTTCGAGCATCAGCAGAACCTTCCTCATCGGCGGGCGAAGCGAAGGATCCTCAAGGGTGCACCATATAGCTACCTTAACCATCCTCTCGAGCTGCCTCCTGTCTACACCCTCCTCTTCATCGACTAACTTGTGCAGCTCACCCGCCTCGAAGCAGTCGTAGACCCAGTTCTCCAGGATGATCTCTTCTTCTGGAACGCTCTGATCCATGTTCCTCCGGCTGCCAATTATCTCCAGTAGTACGATGCCAAAGCTGTAGACATCGGCCTTTGTCGTGACAGGCAGGTTTTTGTGCCATTCTGGTGCGACGTAGCCCCTCGTGCCCCGGATCCTGGTGTAGGTGTTGGTCTGATCCGGCTTCAGCAGCTTTGACAGCCCAAAGTCGGATATCTTCGCGCATCGCTGCTCATCAATGAGTATGTTTTCGGGCTTGATGTCACAGTGGATAATTTGTGTCTCACACTCCTCGTGGAGGTAGAGCAGACCCCGGGCTATGTTCCGCACTATTCCCATCTTCTCTTCCCAACAAAGAAGCTTGTCAGGTGCAAAGAGAAGATCAGCAAGCGACCCGTTGCTCATGTACTCGTACACCAGAAGCCTGTTGGATACATCAAAGCTATAACCGAGAAGGCGAACGAGGTTCCGATGATGGGTCCTCCCGATGATTTTCATCTCTGTATGGAACTCTCTTTCACCGTCTGTGGACACCCGTTCAATTCTCTTGACAGCAACGGCTTTTCCATTCGACATGGTTCCTCTATAGACTATCCCAAAGGCTCCTTTCCCGATCACTTCTCTAAAATCTCTAGTCACTGTCACGAGCTCATCATAAGTAAATGATCTAGGTGCGACATCCTCAATCATCCTGCCAGTACCGACCGTCGGAATGGTTTTGTACAACCAAACACGGTTCCTGTAAAGAAGGATCCCGCAGGCTATGATAATTGCTAGTGCAACTGCAATTAAAATGAGACTTACTACTAAAATGTCCATGCGAATGCGTTCTTTTCTTCGTCCTTCAGGCCTCTGTGGATCACTCCCAGTCCTATTACCGGGTGTCATTTGTCCTACCTTGACAAAGACTTTATTTGATGATCCGAGATCCCTTCTACCATATCTTAAAGGGAGCCTCTGTTTATTGCACAAACCGACTTGGTAATACGCGGCTTCGCAGTTGCAGTCTTGCAGACATTCCATTCGGCATTCATTTTCTGTTTGCACTGCCACAACCGAGTAGGAATTATCTTCCCATACGGTGTTGGAGACCACCGAAATGTTGTAACTGGCAGGTGCGTTGGTCGCCGTGCAGCTCTCTGCAGTAAAACTCCTCTGGCAGCCCGATGTCTCATTCCCACTTTGCACAAAGTCGAACCCTGGGAGGCATTGGCATCTAGCAACTTGGTCGACGTTGATGCAGAAGGCATTGAAGCCGCATAAGCCCTTGGGTTCGCACTTGTTATTTGTTGTTGACCACACCGTCGACCAGTTTCCCCTCTCTGTCATGTTATAAGAGTACAATCGGAAAATCCCATCGGGATCGATTCGTGCACGATATACTATATTAGGCGTTGCCAATCCTCGATCAGTGAGGTTTGTCAGATATGTACCCGTGCCATTCATGAGGTAGAGAAGGCCATCGCCCGCAAGATTGAGCGTGACGTTGTCCCCTTGTCCATTAGTGCTAGATGACCAGTAAGAATAAGGAGCTGTGTCCTCAGTATTGATCGGGTACATGACAAGATTCCCATCGTCTTGCATCTTGATACGGAAGATCCCGGTTGATGTGTCGTTATCTGAGGCAGCCGAGCGCAGCTCCATTCCCGCCGAGATGTACTGCCCATTTAAGAGGGTGTCGGTTGGGCTATCGAAGCTTTGCCATGCTATGTTTTGCTGAGAGTTGTAGAGGACAAAGTTTCCCGAGTCAAGCATGGAGGCAGAGACTGCGATGTCATTTGGTTTGGCAATGGGCGTATCGAAGGTTGATTGCAGGATGAGCCCCCCCTCAGCGGTGAAACGAAGGGTGGAGTTTCCCGGGACAGGAGGGTCGTCCCGACGGGCCATCCACACGAGGGTCTCCTGTGGGATGCCGACCATGAAGATGCCGATGGAATAGCCGCCACCTCTTGGATAGAAACCGAAGGCATAGATTCCGGAGGGAGAGAGCCAGTAGGAGTTGTTGGGGGTGGCCGCGGTCAGAGAAGAGCCGGGGAGTATGGTTGAGTTCCTCCGGGAGGCTGCTAGTGGGAACAATGAGAATGCAATGTGAAGATGAatgagaagaacaagaagaagggTGAGAGCTGCCATAGGAATTTGTTCTTCGTATCACTTCCCTCTCAAGTTACATACTCatttgtatataatatatataacatgtatatagtatatatgCATTATATGTTGTGCCGTGTGTATTATCCAGGATTGAAGTAAAGACTACGCACTCAGCTTGTAAGAAATTAGGAATTAATGATCGTAATCAGTGGAAAAGTACGTAGAACTAATTCGAGTTTCATCGGGGAGGAGAAAGTGACAGGACTGGTCAGtcattttccaaatttattaTGACTAAGTGGTCCTTCGTTCATTACGTGGGCTGACTGACTGAGTCAAAGTCAACAAATatctccttttatttttattgcacCAATTAGTAAACTTctgtcatttttatttttttgtgttaACCCTGATATTCGAATGTTCAATTAAATCTCGATTAATCTAGTCAATTCGGATCGGCACACGAAGGGATAAAATTCTTCCAGCGTGAATTTaaacttctttctttttctttattactAGACTCTACTAGTCCTGTTCCGCGCGGCA from Punica granatum isolate Tunisia-2019 chromosome 3, ASM765513v2, whole genome shotgun sequence includes:
- the LOC116198967 gene encoding G-type lectin S-receptor-like serine/threonine-protein kinase LECRK3, whose product is MAALTLLLVLLIHLHIAFSLFPLAASRRNSTILPGSSLTAATPNNSYWLSPSGIYAFGFYPRGGGYSIGIFMVGIPQETLVWMARRDDPPVPGNSTLRFTAEGGLILQSTFDTPIAKPNDIAVSASMLDSGNFVLYNSQQNIAWQSFDSPTDTLLNGQYISAGMELRSAASDNDTSTGIFRIKMQDDGNLVMYPINTEDTAPYSYWSSSTNGQGDNVTLNLAGDGLLYLMNGTGTYLTNLTDRGLATPNIVYRARIDPDGIFRLYSYNMTERGNWSTVWSTTNNKCEPKGLCGFNAFCINVDQVARCQCLPGFDFVQSGNETSGCQRSFTAESCTATNAPASYNISVVSNTVWEDNSYSVVAVQTENECRMECLQDCNCEAAYYQVGLCNKQRLPLRYGRRDLGSSNKVFVKVGQMTPGNRTGSDPQRPEGRRKERIRMDILVVSLILIAVALAIIIACGILLYRNRVWLYKTIPTVGTGRMIEDVAPRSFTYDELVTVTRDFREVIGKGAFGIVYRGTMSNGKAVAVKRIERVSTDGEREFHTEMKIIGRTHHRNLVRLLGYSFDVSNRLLVYEYMSNGSLADLLFAPDKLLCWEEKMGIVRNIARGLLYLHEECETQIIHCDIKPENILIDEQRCAKISDFGLSKLLKPDQTNTYTRIRGTRGYVAPEWHKNLPVTTKADVYSFGIVLLEIIGSRRNMDQSVPEEEIILENWVYDCFEAGELHKLVDEEEGVDRRQLERMVKVAIWCTLEDPSLRPPMRKVLLMLEGTIDISSPPRPTSFISSI